The Terriglobia bacterium genome contains the following window.
GATGACCCCGTCCTTGAGGTGGATGACGCGGTGCGCGTACTCGGAGATATCGTGTTCGTGGGTGACCAGCACGATGGTGTTGCCCTGCTCGTGGAGCCGGTCGAACAGCGCCATGATTTCGTTGCCGGTCTGTGAATCGAGGTTGCCGGTAGGCTCGTCGGCCAGCAGGATGGAGGGGCGGTTCACCAGGGCGCGGGCGATGGCGACCCGCTGGCGCTGTCCGCCGGAAAGCTCGTTGGGCTTGTGCATCATGCGCGATTCCATGCCCACCGACTTCAGCGACTCCTTGGCGCGCTCGATGCGCTCCTCGGCCGGCAGGCCGGCGTAGATCAGCGGCAGCTCGACGTTGTGCAGCGAGGTGGCGCGCGCCAGCAGGTTGAAGGTCTGGAACACGAATCCGATTTCCTTGTTGCGAATGCGCGCCAGTTCATCGTCATCGAGCTCGCTGACCAGCTGGTTGTTCAGCCAGTAGTGGCCCTTGCTGGGTGTGTCGAGGCAGCCGATCAGGTTCATCAGCGTGGATTTGCCGGAGCCGG
Protein-coding sequences here:
- a CDS encoding ABC transporter ATP-binding protein; this encodes MATEAASISEPPIAPPDGCIICAEDLWKTYDMGSEQQVHALRGVNLRIERNEYVAIMGPSGSGKSTLMNLIGCLDTPSKGHYWLNNQLVSELDDDELARIRNKEIGFVFQTFNLLARATSLHNVELPLIYAGLPAEERIERAKESLKSVGMESRMMHKPNELSGGQRQRVAIARALVNRPSILLADEPTGNLDSQTGNEIMALFDRLHEQGNTIVLVTHEHDISEYAHRVIHLKDGVISGDVRKPK